DNA from Cystobacter fuscus DSM 2262:
TCCACGGCGATCAACCTGATCATCCTCGTGGGCATCGCCGTGGTGGGCTTCAACTTCGGCGTGGACTTCGCCGGCGGTACGGTGGTGGAGGTGCAGTTCAACCACCCCGTCTCCGCGAGCGAGGTGCGCCAGCGCGTCGAGTCCACCGGGCAGCTCCACGACGTGTCCGTGCAGAGCATCGGCGCGGCGTCGGAGAACTCGTTCCTCGTGCGCCTGGGCGGCGTGACGCAGCTCACCGAGGAGGGCGGGGCCAAGGCGAGCCAGGCCCTCCAGTCGCTCGGCCAGATCGATCCCAAGGCCATCCGCGTGGACCTGGCCAACGGCATCATCAACGTGCGCTCCAAGCAGCCGCTGGACACGGCGCAGATCGAGAAGACCGTGGAGGGCACCGGCACCGGCGTGGAAGAGGTGCGCGACATCGGCCAGGCGCAGTCCGGCGACTACGACTACCAGGTGGTGGCCAGCGGCATGGCGGACCGCATCCGCGGCGCGCTGATGCAGGGCCAGGCCGCCGACAAGCCCGACTTCGAGATGCGCCGCACCGAGTACGTGGGTCCGCAGGTGGGCAAGCAGCTGCGCAACCGCGGCATCCAGGCGCTGCTCTTGTCCATGGTGGCCATCCTCATCTACGTGGCCTTCCGCTTCGACTTCAAGTTCGGCCCCGGCGCCCTGCTCGCCATGTTGCACGACGTCATCATGGTGGCCGGCTTCTACCTGTTCAGCCGCGCCGAGTTCGGCCTCACCGCCATCGCCGCGCTGCTCACCATCGTGGGCTACTCGGTCAACGACACCATCGTCATCTACGACCGCATCCGCGAGGACATGGGCAAGTTCAAGGGCAAGCCCCTGCCAGAGGTCATCAACATCGCCGTCAACGACACCCTGGTGCGCACCATCCTCACCTCGGGCACCACGGCGCTCTCGCTCGTCGGTCTGCTCATCTTCGGCGTGGGGGAGATCCGCGACTTCGCCTGGGCGATGCTGGTGGGCATCATCGTGGGCACCTACTCGTCCGTGTACATCGCCAGCCCCGTCACCATCTGGCTGGATGCGCGCGAGCAGGCGCGCGGCAAGAAGGCGGGCATCAACCAGCCCACGGCGGCCTGAACTTCCCCGGAACCGTCCAGGTAGCGCTCGCCGAGGCCCTCGGGCTCCGTGACTCCACGGACCCGCGGGCCTCGGGTGTTTTCAGGGGACGGAAGGGACCTCGTTCAGGCCCGTCCAGGGCGTATCCCACCCCACCGCGAGGGCAGGCGGGCAGGGGAGCGAAACCCAGGTCAGGTCAGGCTGGACAGACCCCCCAGGTAGAGTGATGAAGATTTCTGGCCTGGACGCTTCCACGGTAGGAGGCTCCGGAGCGGAGGTGACTGTGCGTTGGATGATGCCGGAAGTGCCCCAGGAGCAGGCGGCTTCACTGTCCGTGGAGCTGGGTCTCCATCCCCTGCCGGCGCGAATCCTCATCCACCGCGGACTGCGCACCCCCGAGGCCGCCTCCGCCTTCCTGTCCGACCGGCTGGCGGACCTGCCCGACCCCTACCGGATGAAGGGCATGGCCGCGGGCGTGGAGCGGCTCATCCGGGCGATCCGGGAGAAGGAGCGCATCACCCTCTACGGTGACTATGACGTGGACGGCGTGTGCTCCACGTCGCTCATGGCCCTGTTCCTCCGGGAGCTGGGCGCCCGGCCCGCCACCTACATCCCCCACCGCATGGACGAGGGCTATGGCCTCAACCTCCAGGCGGTGGAGAAGATCGCCGCGGACGGCACGCGGGTGCTGGTGACGCTCGACTGTGGCATCACCTCCGTGGCGGAGATCGCCCGGGCGAAGGAGCTGGGGCTGGACGTGGTGGTGGTGGACCACCACACGGTGCCCCCCACGCTGCCTCCCGCGGTGGCCGTGCTCAACCCCCACCAGCCGGGCTGCGAGTACCCCACCAAGCACCTGTGCGCCGCCGGCGTGGCCTTCAACCTGTGCATGGGCCTGCGCAAGCGGCTGCGCGATGACGGCTTCTTCGCCACCCGCAAGGAGCCCAACCTCAAGGCACTGATGGATCTGGTAGCCATGGCCACCGTGGCGGACGTGGTGCCGCTCACCGGCGCCAACCGCATCCTCGTCCACCACGGCCTGCAGGCGCTGAGCGCGGGCCTGCGTCCCGGTGTCCGGGCGCTCAAGGAGGTGGCGGGGCTCGACGCGGACAGTCCCGTGTCCGCCGGGCAGGTGGGCTACCGCCTGGGCCCGCGCATCAACGCCGCGGGACGGTTGCATGACGCCTCGCTGGGCTTGCAGCTGCTGTGCTCGGAGACGCTCGAGGCGGCCCGTCCGCTCGCGCAGGTGTTGGATCGCGCCAACGCCGAGCGCCAGGGCCTGGAGAGCAGCATCCTCACCGAGGCGCTCGCCCAGGCCGGGGAGCGCGCCGAGCAGAACGCCCGCGGCTTCGTGCTCTACGCGGACGGGTGGCACCCGGGCGTCATCGGCATCGTGGCCTCGCGTGTGGTGGAGCGCTTCCACCGGCCCACGGTCATGGTCGGGGTGAAGGACGGGGTGGGCAAGGGCTCGGCGCGCAGCATCGAGGGCTTCCACCTCTACGACGCGCTGAGTGGCTGCGCGGACCTGTTCGCCCGCTTCGGCGGCCACAAGCACGCCGCCGGGCTCACCATCGAGGGCAAGCACCTGCCCAGCTTCCGCGAGGCCTTCGAGCGCATCGCCCACCAGCGCCTGACGCCCGAGGATCTCATCCCCCGCTGCAAGGTGGACGCGGTGGTGGGCGTGTCGGAGCTGGACGAGAAGGCGGTGGAGGCGCTGCAGAAGCTCGGGCCCTTCGGGCAGGGCAACCCCGAGCCCGTGCTGGTGCTGCGCCGCCAGGTGGCGCGCCCGCGCGTGCTGCCGCACAAGACGGGCGGCTCGGGCCACCTCAAGCTGGCCCTGGTGGACGCGCCCAACGTGGACGCCATCGGCTTCGGCATGGCGGACCGGCTGGCGTTGACCGAGGGACCCGTGGACCTGGCTTTCCAGGCAGGCTTCGACACCTTCCGCGGCCAGCGCCGGCTGTCCCTCAAGCTCAAGGATCTGCGGATCGCTGCCTAGAATGAGAGCAGTGGCGACGGCAAGGGACGGCATTCGAACGGAATCTCGAGCCTGCTCTTCAGCCAGTCCTTGTCCCGCCAATATCCAGACTCGGAATTGAAGACGAGCTGCCCGTCGAGTCGCTGGAACTCGATTCGCTCTCCATTGAAGAGCAGGA
Protein-coding regions in this window:
- the recJ gene encoding single-stranded-DNA-specific exonuclease RecJ; translation: MMPEVPQEQAASLSVELGLHPLPARILIHRGLRTPEAASAFLSDRLADLPDPYRMKGMAAGVERLIRAIREKERITLYGDYDVDGVCSTSLMALFLRELGARPATYIPHRMDEGYGLNLQAVEKIAADGTRVLVTLDCGITSVAEIARAKELGLDVVVVDHHTVPPTLPPAVAVLNPHQPGCEYPTKHLCAAGVAFNLCMGLRKRLRDDGFFATRKEPNLKALMDLVAMATVADVVPLTGANRILVHHGLQALSAGLRPGVRALKEVAGLDADSPVSAGQVGYRLGPRINAAGRLHDASLGLQLLCSETLEAARPLAQVLDRANAERQGLESSILTEALAQAGERAEQNARGFVLYADGWHPGVIGIVASRVVERFHRPTVMVGVKDGVGKGSARSIEGFHLYDALSGCADLFARFGGHKHAAGLTIEGKHLPSFREAFERIAHQRLTPEDLIPRCKVDAVVGVSELDEKAVEALQKLGPFGQGNPEPVLVLRRQVARPRVLPHKTGGSGHLKLALVDAPNVDAIGFGMADRLALTEGPVDLAFQAGFDTFRGQRRLSLKLKDLRIAA
- the secF gene encoding protein translocase subunit SecF; the protein is MQILKNKTNIDFIGKRKPALFISTAINLIILVGIAVVGFNFGVDFAGGTVVEVQFNHPVSASEVRQRVESTGQLHDVSVQSIGAASENSFLVRLGGVTQLTEEGGAKASQALQSLGQIDPKAIRVDLANGIINVRSKQPLDTAQIEKTVEGTGTGVEEVRDIGQAQSGDYDYQVVASGMADRIRGALMQGQAADKPDFEMRRTEYVGPQVGKQLRNRGIQALLLSMVAILIYVAFRFDFKFGPGALLAMLHDVIMVAGFYLFSRAEFGLTAIAALLTIVGYSVNDTIVIYDRIREDMGKFKGKPLPEVINIAVNDTLVRTILTSGTTALSLVGLLIFGVGEIRDFAWAMLVGIIVGTYSSVYIASPVTIWLDAREQARGKKAGINQPTAA